One Cucurbita pepo subsp. pepo cultivar mu-cu-16 chromosome LG20, ASM280686v2, whole genome shotgun sequence genomic window carries:
- the LOC111783529 gene encoding uncharacterized protein LOC111783529 — protein sequence MDVEQVLNLFDSFWFEREIFNKHPFPTNPQNPRPENQDLDPLENSPPEEAFVPRICPRSISEDLSSKLTFMSDSSSPDSVLFSPKLQTILSSQDMGGEEAPEKSRRVVIRQKRKQRRRIGGRSIRGSESRSLSELEFEEVKGFMDLGFVFSEGDKSSSLAWIVPGLNRLGKRDEEEEELGGGISRPYLSEAWAAMEEEEELKKALVMKWRLPANEIDMKDNLKWWAHAVASTVR from the coding sequence ATGGACGTTGAGCAAGTTCTCAATCTCTTCGATTCATTCTGGTTCGAGCGTGAAATCTTCAACAAACACCCCTTTCCAACAAACCCCCAAAACCCACGACCCGAAAATCAAGATCTCGACCCATTAGAAAACTCGCCGCCAGAGGAAGCTTTCGTCCCTCGGATTTGCCCGAGGTCCATAAGCGAAGATTTAAGCTCCAAATTAACCTTTATGTCAGATTCAAGTTCACCCGATTCAGTTCTCTTCTCTCCAAAGCTTCAAACGATTCTTTCGAGCCAAGACATGGGCGGGGAAGAGGCGCCGGAGAAGAGCCGGAGAGTAGTAATTAGgcagaaaagaaaacagaggaggaGAATTGGAGGGAGAAGCATAAGGGGGTCGGAAAGTAGAAGCCTCTCGGAGCTGGAATTTGAGGAGGTAAAAGGGTTTATGGATTTGGGATTCGTGTTCTCGGAAGGGGATAAAAGCTCGAGCTTGGCGTGGATAGTTCCGGGATTGAACAGGCTGGGGAAaagggatgaagaagaagaagagttggGAGGTGGAATTTCGAGACCTTACCTCTCGGAAGCTTGGGCGGCgatggaggaagaggaggaattGAAGAAGGCATTGGTGATGAAATGGAGGCTTCCTGCAAATGAGATTGATATGAAAGATAATCTCAAATGGTGGGCTCATGCTGTTGCTTCTACTGTTAGATGA